ATTCATTTATAGCTTTAATTAATCTTCTATATAATTCCGCAATTGACAAGCCAGTAAATGGAACTTTAATACTTAATGCCTCTAACAAGTCAGCCAATATTCTATATGGAGTATCACTTTGTCTTGTATTAATATAAATATATCTAAATTTCTCTGGAAACTTCCTATGTAAGTTAGATAATACAAACTTAGTTACAGCAGTTTTACCAGTGCCAGTTAAACCATATATAAATATATTGTTAGGTTTTTCGCCTCTATATAGGGGAGCTAATATACTTGCAACTTTCCTAATCTGTTCCTCTCTATGCGGTAATTCATCTGGTACGTAATCAGGCATTAAATAATCCCTGTTCTTAAAAATACTAGATACTCTAAAAGTGGAGATAACTTCGTCGATTATATCGCTCATCTTTTACAGTATTTATAATCTATCTTTTTAAGGCATGAAACATTTTACCGGGGAGTAAAAAACCCCTTTATTTCCACTGGAAAGCATTAAAAACACAAATTTTCAGATACACCCCACAGCTTCTTTTGGAACTAATTTACGAGTCTAAAGGATATTTATTTTACGGAAAGCGGAATTTAAGTTATGGTTTGTATATTAAATTATGAAAGGATAAAACATTGAAAACAATTAACACAGTAGTCTAGCTATTAGTTTTTCCACAAGAAATAAAGGGGTCTCTCTGTCTATTAATATATTTTTATTTTTGACTAAAATGTGAAAAATTTAAGACTTTTAGTACATCTAAATAAAATAATCACTATTATAATCTACTTAAGCGTTTTAGTTATAGTTCTCTTATTATAAAGAAGATCCTTACAATCCTGTACACTCATATCTGATAAACTTTTATATTATTTTGTTTAAACTCATTTTTGAGGGCCGGTAGCTCAGCCTGGAAGAGTGCTCGGTTGGCATCCGAGAGGTCCCGGGTTCAAATCCCGGCCGGTCCACTGTGGGGGTTACGCCCCCACACCCTATAATGCTAACATAAAAATCCACTATCTTATCTAAAGGACCTACGTAACGCTCACTTACGTTACCCTTTGAGTCCTTTTCTATCTTGTAAACATAATACCTATTACCTCTCTGACGAATCTTATATTGCCCGGCTGAGAAAACCCTATAACCCATATGTTTTTATCATGGCTTGCCTTTTAAAGTTAGACGATTCTCACATCAGTCCTTAATTATAATAAATTGATTTTTTATTCTGTATATACATAAAATACAAGCAATAAAGAAATATAAAATATAGATTAATGGATAGTATTTTATTATATAATAAATTTTTCATTAATTTGCATATAATAATTATTAAAAGTTAAGATTTTCTTCATTAAAATATAATTATAAATTATATATAGTCAAGATAGATTCTATACTGACTAGGGATAACTGATAAATATATGAATTTATAAAATGTAAATATAGTGAGCGTGGAAGATTATCGTATACAGATAAAAGCGCGGAAGGCTGTAAAAGAAAAAAGATATATAAATATACGTTCTTCTGACGGAATTTTTTCTATTTTTATTTATCTTGGAAAATCTCAAGACTATATAGTAACTTCTAATGCATGTACGTGTCCTTCATACCTTTTTAATGTAATTCTTAAGAAAAAGCATAAATATTGTTATCATATAATAGGTTTAAAATATGCTTTAACTGCTGAGCAAATAACAAGAATTATGCTACCAATTAATGAAATAAGGGATATATTAATTGATATTTACGCTTATGGAAAATCTTTAAAACTAAGAAAGTTAATGAGCAGAAAGGAGAATGACTTTGAATGATGTACAATTAGTATTTATAGCTACTATTTTGATTTTAATATTTATTATTATTTATATTGTATTTGTAGAGTTTCCTATAAAATCTTCAGCTACAAAGGATATATATACTAAAAAGAAGAAAGGTAAAAATAAGTGATAGAGTTGGGCGGAAGAAGACGTAAAAGGACAAAGATTATAAGGGTTAAGCCTAAAATACCTAAAACCTTTGAATGTCCTAGATGTGGTAAAGTGTCAATAAGTATAAGCATAAAAGATGGGATAGCTAAGATTTCTTGCGGAAATTGCGGTCTATATACTGAGGTTGATGTTCCTCCAGTCTTTGATGAGGCAAATGCTTACTCTAAATTTATAGATCTTTATTTAGAAGGAAAGCTACAAATAAAAGAGAGAACGGAAGAAATTACTGAAGAAGAAAATGAAACTGAAGGGGAAAGTGAAGAAGTACATATTAGATAAATTAGCTGATGAGAAAAGATTACATTTTTCATTACTTGATCCATATAAGATAAAAACTGAGAATGAGTTAAATTATATTGCAAAAAATTTGTATGAAGCCGGAACTGATGCGTTCTTAATAGGGGGAACTTTAGGTGTTTCAAAGGAAAGATTAGATTTTGTTCTTTCTTCTCTCGAAGAATATGAGATACCTAAAATAATATTTCCTAGTAATATAAACTTAATATCAGAAATAGCAGATGCATTACTATTTTTATCTCTTTTAAACTCTGATGATATATACTATATTATAGGTGCGCATATAGTAGCAGCCCCTATTATAAAAATGTTACAACTTGAGGCAATACCTACTGGGTATGTGATAATAGGATATGGTGGAACGGCAGCACATGTAGGTAGGGCTAGGGTAATACCATATGATAATTTTGAGTTAGCGTTAGCGTATACATTAGCTGCAGAATATTTAGGGATGAGTTTTGTATATCTTGAGGCAGGATCTGGTGCTCCAGAACCAGTCAGACCTGAAATGATTTCATTTATTAAAAAAATTACAAATATTCCATTAATAGTGGGTGGAGGTATAAAAGGTGTAGATATAGCGAGAAGATTAACGGAAGCTGGTGCTGATATAATAGTAACCGGTAATATAATAGAAAATGACCTCGAAAGGGCAATAAAAATAATAAGGGGAATTAAGAATAATTGGTGATTAATATGCCTGCATCTAAGAAGAAGAAAGAGACTGTTCCATTGGTATCTATGGCAGGGTTAATAAGATATTATGAAGAAGAGAAAGAAAAGATAAAAGTTGACCCTAAAATCGTTGTTGGAGTTAGTATCGCGTTAACAATAGCAGTAATTGTTGCTACAAAAATATTTTAATAAGTAAAAGAGAGATAACTAATTGGGGGCCTCTAGGGGGGTAACGGGTTCGCTGAGGAAACTCCGGCCTCCAACCCCCATAGGAACCCCGAAAGGGGTGAGGATAGTATCCTCGGCAACTGCACAGAAACGCAAGCCCTAGATTTTGATAGATGAGTGGATCTACTAACAGGTAACTGTTAGTAGTACATGATAGATGATAAATCTAGGGCTTGAAACGGCAGTCCTCCTAGGAGCAAGTTCTGGGGGGATGAGCAGGGGGTCGACTCTCAGTAGTACGCTTAGTCGAATCCCCCAAAACAGAAGCCGGGTTATGCTAGGGGCCCCCCATAATTTCTCCCAAGATTTGACTTTCTATTTCTAGTATTTCTCTCTCATTTCTTTTGTAATATAATTCAAATAAATTCTCATTAAGTTTATAAAATGTTAATCCCCATTTTACTAATGAAAGTAATTGTAACCCTAATTCTTTTTCGCCAATGATGATCAAACTAGCCGATACTGCTTCTAAGGAAGATAATTTAAAAGGTTTAGCATAATTAATAGGATTTCCCGCTAATAAAAATGGTAGTCTTCGACTTAGTTTACTCTCATATTTTCTAAAGAATTTTTCATCAGATTTATTCCATGAGCTATCCAAGACAGTTAAACCTTTTCTTTCTATGATTTCTCTGTCATCTATAGATAAAACTCTTTTAGATATTGGATTTAGTATTATTCCTATAGGTTTTTTAGTCGATGTTGCTATACCGTTTCTTATCATCCTTTTAGCTGTACATTTTTTTGGGTCATCTTGTTCAAATTCAATCACAAAAATTCGCATTAATTGTCGCAAAGTTCTTATATCTTTGCAAAATTAAAACTTATGGGCTAAAAATGGCTAGTGCAATTGTGCTCATAAATACAGATGCAGGAGGAGAAGAGGAAGTATTTGAAAAATTAAAAAATATGAACGAGGTTGTCGAAGCTTATATAGTATATGGCGTTTATGACATAGTTATAAAAGTCGAAACTGAGAATATGGATAAACTAAAGAATTTTATAAGTAATTCTATTAGAAAAATTCCCAAAGTACGATCTACACTAACAATGATAATAATGGAGGGTAAAAGCGTAGTTAAAAAATGAAATACCTTATAGGAATCGATGATCATGATTCTTATAAATTAGGATGTACCACTCATTTTTCAATAATTTTATTATCAAGGCTAATTAAATATCATAGCATAAAAATATTGGATTTACCTTATTTAGTTAGATTAAACCCAAATATACCTTGGAAAACTAGGGGTAACGCAAGCATAAGATTAGCTGTAGAATTTAATGGTGATAAAAAAGAGTTAGCTGATATCGTTTTCTCATATTCGATGGAATACATAAAAAATGTTTCGTTTGCAACTGATTTTGGAAGAAAACCTGGAGTTGCTGTAATAGCTTATGAAGATTTACAGAGATACGAGGCCCTTTTAAATAATTTTTATATTAAGGCAGTTTCTGATGTAATTCCATTAGATTATGCTAAACGTATTGCTGAAAAAGTCAATATAGAAATTAGGGGTGATAGGGGAATCATTGGTAGTGTTGCTGCCTTAGGTGTACATGGAAATTATACATATGAATTAATTACATATAGAAAAAGGGAGAATTGGTTAAGAAAAAGAGAAATAGACGATAACAGTGTAAGAGAAATAGACGATAAGTTTTTTCCAATGACTTTCGCTAATTATGACTATATTAAAAAGAAACCTGTTATCTTATCTCATGGTAACGATCCAGTATTATATGGAATTAGAGGGACTTCTATAAATGTTTTATTACGAGCATTAAAAATAATTAAAGTTAATGAAGATATAGATTTCTTTGCGATATTCAAATCAAATCAAGGTACTGATATTCATTTTAAACGATTAAGTGAACATTTTTATCAACAAATCAAAAAAATTATAAATATAGATCAAATTTCAATAATACAAGGAGGAGATGTAATCATTAAGAGTGCTGAAGGCGATACAATATTCGTATATAAAGAAACTGGGGAGTTAAACCAAGCAGCGAAGGAGCTGAAAAGAGGAGATAAACTAGAGATTTACGGTTCAGTAAAACCTTCAATAAAATATAAAAAAGTTATTGAACTTGAAAGATTTAAAATCATTGAACTTAATGATAAAATTTATGCAAATCCAATTTGTCCTAAATGTGGAAAATCAATGGAATCCATAGGTAAAGGCAAGGGATTTAGATGTAAAAAATGTCGATATATCTCCAATTTACAAGAAAAAGTGATAAAAATGATACCTAGAACGCTATCTTTAGGCGTTTATCAATCGAGGTATTATAGGCATTTAACCAGACCATTATTTTTAGAGCCAATATCTGAAAATATAGATGAAGAAATTCAATATATCTCAATTTTAGAAAAATTATGTAGAGAGTTATCTTTATAAGGATTGCTAATAAATTAAAATTATAAATAAAAATTTTTTATATTAATAAGAATTGTATGACGAATCTTTTGGTTTAATATAAAATCATTATATAAATAGTATATTGTCAACTATCGATAAATATATTTAAACTAAAATTAGTTCTACAAATAATTTGAAAAAGAAATAATCAAAATTTAATATATTTTATTTCTAATTTTTGTTATAAATTTGTAGTAACGTAAACTCGACTAATATATCTTGAGGGAAAGAAAAAGTGGATAGTACGTCTATAAGTTAGGAGGATTTGAACGTTGACTAAGGGAAATTTATATAGAGGTTCTTTAGATGACGTAGCTGAAACGTATAATAAAATTGAAAAATGGAATAGTAGGGGTATTCCAATAACGGACCCGCCGGGATTTGAACCCGGGACCTCCAGTTCCGGAGACTGGTGCTCTATCCTGGCTGAGCTACGGGTCCAATTTTTATAATTTATTATCGTTTTATTATTTTGCTTTTATGTTTTTAATGATTTAACATGGCATAACATATATCTTTATATAGAGATTGGAAATTAACTAGATTTCTAATTTATCGATTACAAAATAAATATGAAAAATAACTGATAGTGTCGTCATTAGGGTATAAATTCTGGGATTAGCCTTCTCTCCCATAAGACTAGGGCTATAGAATACTTCATCATGCTTATGCTCCTATTCACTGCCTTTGTTGCCCTCTTGAAACGTATAAGCCTATCCCTTAGTGAGGAATGAAGTGCCTCGTTGGGGTTAACGGGTGAGACTACCGTGTGATCCTTTAACCAAAAGTAAACGTTGTAATCATCACTAACCCACCATCTGGCAAGTACATTTTAATCTCACTGAAAGTATTCTCATCCCTATCACCAACAGAGTAAACTAGGTAGAGTCCAAGACTTGTGTAAACGTAACAAGTGAAGACCCACTTGTAGAAAGCCCTAGTGTTTCTGTACAAGTAC
The genomic region above belongs to Saccharolobus caldissimus and contains:
- a CDS encoding SWIM zinc finger family protein, with the protein product MSVEDYRIQIKARKAVKEKRYINIRSSDGIFSIFIYLGKSQDYIVTSNACTCPSYLFNVILKKKHKYCYHIIGLKYALTAEQITRIMLPINEIRDILIDIYAYGKSLKLRKLMSRKENDFE
- a CDS encoding transcription elongation factor — its product is MGGRRRKRTKIIRVKPKIPKTFECPRCGKVSISISIKDGIAKISCGNCGLYTEVDVPPVFDEANAYSKFIDLYLEGKLQIKERTEEITEEENETEGESEEVHIR
- a CDS encoding geranylgeranylglyceryl/heptaprenylglyceryl phosphate synthase, translated to MKLKGKVKKYILDKLADEKRLHFSLLDPYKIKTENELNYIAKNLYEAGTDAFLIGGTLGVSKERLDFVLSSLEEYEIPKIIFPSNINLISEIADALLFLSLLNSDDIYYIIGAHIVAAPIIKMLQLEAIPTGYVIIGYGGTAAHVGRARVIPYDNFELALAYTLAAEYLGMSFVYLEAGSGAPEPVRPEMISFIKKITNIPLIVGGGIKGVDIARRLTEAGADIIVTGNIIENDLERAIKIIRGIKNNW
- a CDS encoding preprotein translocase subunit Sec61beta, which codes for MPASKKKKETVPLVSMAGLIRYYEEEKEKIKVDPKIVVGVSIALTIAVIVATKIF
- a CDS encoding DUF367 family protein yields the protein MIEFEQDDPKKCTAKRMIRNGIATSTKKPIGIILNPISKRVLSIDDREIIERKGLTVLDSSWNKSDEKFFRKYESKLSRRLPFLLAGNPINYAKPFKLSSLEAVSASLIIIGEKELGLQLLSLVKWGLTFYKLNENLFELYYKRNEREILEIESQILGEIMGGP
- a CDS encoding Lrp/AsnC ligand binding domain-containing protein, whose amino-acid sequence is MASAIVLINTDAGGEEEVFEKLKNMNEVVEAYIVYGVYDIVIKVETENMDKLKNFISNSIRKIPKVRSTLTMIIMEGKSVVKK
- a CDS encoding tRNA(Ile)(2)-agmatinylcytidine synthase translates to MKYLIGIDDHDSYKLGCTTHFSIILLSRLIKYHSIKILDLPYLVRLNPNIPWKTRGNASIRLAVEFNGDKKELADIVFSYSMEYIKNVSFATDFGRKPGVAVIAYEDLQRYEALLNNFYIKAVSDVIPLDYAKRIAEKVNIEIRGDRGIIGSVAALGVHGNYTYELITYRKRENWLRKREIDDNSVREIDDKFFPMTFANYDYIKKKPVILSHGNDPVLYGIRGTSINVLLRALKIIKVNEDIDFFAIFKSNQGTDIHFKRLSEHFYQQIKKIINIDQISIIQGGDVIIKSAEGDTIFVYKETGELNQAAKELKRGDKLEIYGSVKPSIKYKKVIELERFKIIELNDKIYANPICPKCGKSMESIGKGKGFRCKKCRYISNLQEKVIKMIPRTLSLGVYQSRYYRHLTRPLFLEPISENIDEEIQYISILEKLCRELSL